A window of the Butyricimonas faecalis genome harbors these coding sequences:
- a CDS encoding tetratricopeptide repeat protein, giving the protein MVKILITLIAAVVISFPSVAQQERKFIREGNDLFNKQDFEKAEVEYRKALDTEVKSYEGAFNLGDALYKQKKFDEALQQFQSLAQNEKDKEKLGELYHNIGNTLLAMNKLDESIEAYKQSLRNRPNSQETKYNLEFARKQKQDQQNQDQNQDQNKDQNKDQQNQNQDQKQDQNKDQNKDDNKDQNKDQQDQNKDQQDKDKQDQDKQNQDQNKDQQNKDQQNKDQQQQEQQAQPKISKEDAQRLLEALEADEKKTQEKVQKDKVQAQKAKKMKIEKNW; this is encoded by the coding sequence ATGGTGAAGATATTGATAACGCTGATAGCAGCTGTAGTTATAAGTTTTCCGTCGGTTGCACAACAGGAGCGAAAGTTTATCCGGGAAGGAAATGATCTGTTTAATAAACAGGATTTTGAAAAGGCAGAAGTGGAGTACCGTAAGGCTTTGGATACGGAGGTAAAATCATACGAGGGAGCGTTTAATTTGGGGGATGCGCTCTATAAACAGAAGAAGTTTGACGAGGCATTGCAACAGTTCCAATCGTTGGCCCAGAATGAAAAGGACAAGGAAAAGTTAGGAGAGTTGTATCACAATATCGGGAATACTCTTTTGGCTATGAATAAGTTGGATGAAAGTATCGAGGCTTATAAACAGTCGTTGAGGAATCGTCCGAATTCTCAAGAGACAAAATATAACCTGGAATTTGCTCGTAAGCAGAAGCAAGATCAACAAAATCAGGATCAAAACCAAGATCAGAATAAGGATCAGAATAAGGATCAACAAAATCAAAATCAAGATCAAAAACAGGATCAGAACAAAGACCAAAATAAGGACGATAATAAAGATCAAAATAAAGACCAGCAAGATCAGAATAAGGATCAGCAAGATAAAGATAAACAGGATCAAGATAAGCAAAACCAAGATCAGAATAAAGATCAACAGAATAAAGACCAGCAGAATAAGGATCAACAACAGCAGGAACAACAAGCTCAGCCTAAAATCTCGAAAGAAGATGCCCAACGTTTGTTAGAGGCCTTGGAAGCGGACGAAAAGAAAACACAAGAAAAGGTACAGAAAGATAAAGTTCAAGCTCAAAAGGCAAAGAAGATGAAGATTGAGAAAAACTGGTAA
- a CDS encoding BatD family protein has product MKSFIIILLLCVFGGSKLFAQKTEFVASAPSVVEVGEQFRLSFVLNAKGENLQVPTIKGFDLLAGPSLSTSSNITIINGDMKQNQEYTYTYILEGQEEGEFTIEPATITVNGKEYKSQPLKIKVIKGSGKPRSNAQSSGDISESRGSTSITDDDLFIRMEVSRNSLYVGESLTATLKVYARVNLVDVQGKKFPPFDGFLTEDVKIPQIQLEREEYNGKIYDRVGVLQKTILFPQHAGTLTIEPYELYCLVRQRVGSRGGSIFDEFFGNSRDVRVLCKSQPVKITVKPLPEAGKPLGFSGMVGTLAMTTSISTDTLKANDALTYKVVLRGNGNMKLLEAPKITFPHDFDVYDPKVTRDLSGTSGTVTFEYLVIPRYAGDYKIPAVQYSYFDPQAGAYKMLKGKEYAVRVEKGNEGSQGSGEAALQSFKKEDVRMLGQDIRYIKTHKDDLRLKGVLYFATMEYWLSFLIPFVLFVVGMILNRRRIKANADLVRVKSKTANKMAQKRLRAAAVAMKAGNSELFYQETLNALWGYVSYKLNIAASELNRDNISDHLTRRGTNAALIQSFIEVLDHCEYARYAPGANQGEEMDSVYKDSISIITKLDKAI; this is encoded by the coding sequence ATGAAGTCATTCATTATCATATTGTTATTATGCGTTTTTGGTGGGTCTAAGTTATTTGCCCAAAAGACAGAATTTGTTGCCTCCGCACCTTCCGTTGTGGAAGTCGGGGAACAATTCCGTCTTTCCTTCGTGTTGAACGCCAAGGGGGAGAACTTACAGGTGCCCACGATAAAAGGATTTGATTTACTGGCAGGGCCGTCGTTGAGCACGTCTTCTAATATCACGATTATCAATGGTGATATGAAGCAAAATCAAGAGTACACGTATACTTATATTTTGGAGGGGCAGGAAGAAGGAGAGTTTACGATCGAGCCTGCCACGATTACGGTGAACGGTAAAGAGTATAAGTCCCAGCCCTTGAAGATAAAAGTAATCAAGGGTTCAGGGAAACCTCGGAGTAATGCCCAAAGTTCCGGGGATATTTCTGAGAGTCGGGGAAGTACTTCGATTACGGATGATGATTTATTCATACGCATGGAAGTGAGTCGTAACTCCCTTTACGTGGGAGAGAGTTTGACCGCCACGTTAAAAGTATATGCCCGGGTAAATCTGGTTGATGTACAGGGGAAAAAGTTTCCGCCTTTTGATGGGTTTCTGACTGAAGACGTGAAGATTCCCCAGATACAATTGGAACGAGAGGAGTATAACGGGAAAATATACGATCGGGTAGGCGTGTTACAAAAAACAATTCTTTTTCCGCAACATGCCGGGACATTGACGATCGAGCCTTATGAATTGTATTGTCTCGTCCGCCAGCGAGTGGGTAGTCGCGGTGGTAGTATTTTTGATGAATTCTTCGGAAATTCCCGTGATGTCCGTGTACTCTGCAAGAGCCAACCTGTGAAAATTACCGTGAAACCCTTACCCGAAGCTGGGAAGCCGTTAGGATTTAGCGGTATGGTGGGAACTCTTGCCATGACGACTTCTATATCAACGGATACTTTAAAGGCGAATGATGCTTTGACGTATAAGGTCGTATTACGTGGGAATGGGAACATGAAATTGTTGGAGGCTCCGAAAATTACTTTCCCGCATGATTTTGATGTGTATGATCCGAAAGTAACCCGGGATCTAAGCGGGACGTCTGGAACTGTCACCTTTGAATATCTCGTGATACCTCGCTACGCGGGTGATTACAAGATTCCTGCCGTGCAGTATTCTTATTTTGATCCTCAGGCCGGTGCTTATAAGATGTTGAAAGGAAAAGAGTACGCTGTTCGGGTTGAAAAGGGAAATGAAGGCAGTCAAGGATCCGGAGAAGCAGCTTTACAGTCATTCAAGAAAGAAGATGTCAGGATGTTGGGGCAGGATATTCGCTATATCAAGACCCATAAGGATGATCTCCGGCTGAAAGGCGTGTTGTATTTTGCCACGATGGAATACTGGTTGAGTTTTTTGATCCCGTTTGTACTTTTCGTGGTAGGGATGATTCTTAATCGTCGTCGGATCAAGGCAAATGCCGATTTGGTACGGGTAAAGAGTAAGACGGCGAATAAAATGGCTCAGAAACGTTTACGTGCAGCTGCAGTTGCGATGAAAGCCGGAAATTCCGAGTTGTTCTATCAAGAGACATTAAATGCTTTGTGGGGATATGTAAGTTATAAATTGAACATTGCTGCCTCAGAATTGAATCGGGATAATATTAGTGATCACTTGACTCGTCGGGGGACAAATGCGGCGTTAATTCAGAGTTTTATCGAGGTGCTTGATCATTGCGAGTATGCTCGCTATGCCCCGGGTGCTAATCAGGGTGAAGAGATGGATAGCGTGTACAAGGATAGTATATCCATTATCACGAAATTGGATAAAGCGATATGA
- a CDS encoding tetratricopeptide repeat protein: MKRIYIILILLLSGVATYATDVKALAEEATKMYQEGDYQKAIDLYNEMLSDDMESATVYYNLGNCYYKQGEIAKAILNYERALLLHPGDNDIKYNLTMAQKATVDNIKVLPELFLVRWYNAFVTAFTADQWAYVSVILFIGFLIMAALFFHATSISLKKSWFTLGIIMLLVSVMTIFFALKQYHRMTDRDSGIVMTPSVVVRGAPDNSGTELFVIHEGLKVQVIGTLGDWYNVRLADGNEGWIAKTDLEKI; this comes from the coding sequence ATGAAAAGGATATATATAATATTGATATTGCTCTTATCCGGTGTGGCAACTTATGCCACTGATGTAAAGGCGCTGGCGGAGGAGGCAACTAAAATGTATCAAGAAGGCGACTATCAGAAAGCGATTGATTTGTATAACGAGATGTTGTCTGATGATATGGAGTCTGCGACCGTGTATTATAATTTGGGAAATTGTTATTACAAACAAGGGGAGATTGCGAAAGCCATATTGAATTACGAGCGTGCTTTGTTGTTGCACCCAGGTGATAATGATATAAAATATAATCTGACGATGGCGCAAAAGGCCACGGTTGATAACATCAAGGTGTTACCGGAACTTTTCCTGGTACGTTGGTATAATGCTTTTGTGACTGCTTTTACGGCTGATCAATGGGCGTACGTGTCTGTTATTCTTTTTATAGGGTTTCTGATTATGGCAGCCTTGTTCTTCCATGCAACATCTATATCTTTAAAGAAAAGTTGGTTTACTTTAGGGATAATCATGTTGTTGGTGTCCGTGATGACCATTTTCTTTGCGTTGAAGCAATATCACCGGATGACCGATAGGGATAGCGGAATTGTAATGACTCCCAGCGTGGTGGTACGCGGGGCTCCGGATAATAGCGGGACCGAATTGTTCGTGATTCATGAAGGACTAAAAGTGCAGGTTATTGGAACTCTTGGAGATTGGTACAATGTTCGTTTAGCCGATGGAAACGAAGGATGGATCGCTAAAACGGATTTGGAAAAAATCTAG
- a CDS encoding ParM/StbA family protein: protein MMKSYCFPSTYEFTNQELSNVANNLLDGIKIKINENDYIVGNLALREGYSPHKNINSAPTEEEYQLLLKAGLLLAASQGDFAMNLTVGFPFSTYMLYRDEVRKIIGTEQTITFDGGTFGQAGLETKKINIAEVDVIPEIVGCITAVREGSIRAQGNFFMISLGFGTCEAVVSTPSGIVNRSAVSMNGVRYAVQLFEHELSKKFYLDLKTEHQLDVLFQEGRVTINRVRHDVADLRKKVLRMYYNDVISPRLKKAFTDDDFSKCNQMFVAGGGAYYQDLIDCIKEEFGNFLSISVYPEPEKCASHGYCLHSKSKLGNAYLLT, encoded by the coding sequence ATGATGAAGTCATACTGTTTCCCAAGCACCTATGAGTTTACAAATCAAGAACTTTCAAATGTTGCAAACAATCTTTTGGATGGAATAAAAATAAAGATTAACGAAAACGATTATATTGTTGGAAATTTAGCTTTGCGGGAAGGTTATTCCCCTCATAAAAATATCAATTCAGCTCCTACTGAGGAAGAATATCAATTGTTGTTGAAAGCCGGTTTGTTACTGGCGGCTTCTCAAGGTGACTTTGCCATGAATTTGACCGTGGGTTTCCCGTTCTCTACATATATGCTGTATCGAGATGAAGTTCGAAAAATAATAGGAACGGAGCAAACGATCACTTTTGATGGTGGAACATTTGGCCAAGCTGGATTGGAAACAAAGAAAATAAATATTGCAGAGGTAGATGTTATTCCGGAGATTGTGGGGTGTATTACGGCAGTTCGGGAGGGAAGTATACGTGCGCAAGGTAATTTTTTCATGATAAGTCTTGGATTTGGAACTTGCGAGGCGGTTGTAAGTACTCCTTCTGGGATTGTGAATCGTTCTGCAGTCAGTATGAACGGGGTTCGTTATGCGGTACAATTGTTCGAACATGAATTATCCAAGAAGTTTTATTTGGACTTGAAGACGGAACATCAACTGGATGTCTTGTTTCAAGAAGGTCGGGTTACAATAAATAGAGTTCGTCATGATGTTGCGGATCTGCGTAAGAAGGTATTGAGAATGTACTACAATGACGTTATCTCTCCTCGTTTGAAAAAAGCGTTTACAGATGATGATTTTAGTAAATGTAATCAGATGTTCGTGGCCGGAGGTGGTGCTTATTATCAAGATTTGATAGATTGCATCAAAGAAGAATTCGGAAACTTCTTGTCTATATCTGTTTACCCGGAACCGGAAAAATGTGCGTCTCATGGTTATTGTCTCCATTCAAAATCGAAATTGGGAAATGCTTACTTGCTAACTTAG
- a CDS encoding bactofilin family protein: MFFRKRKKDRNESDEEVQVDAFINLPTKTTITGDLRAERAVRIDCDFKGNVITTERVVISKEGQVEGNVKCSSALISGRVKGNIVALESLTLKVPAHIKGNILTKNIYIEPGVVIDGVYKIIEEK; this comes from the coding sequence ATGTTTTTTAGAAAGAGAAAGAAAGATCGAAATGAATCTGACGAAGAGGTGCAGGTTGATGCATTTATAAATTTGCCGACCAAAACGACTATTACCGGAGATTTACGTGCGGAAAGGGCAGTTCGGATAGATTGCGATTTTAAAGGGAATGTTATAACAACGGAACGGGTAGTGATTTCTAAAGAAGGGCAAGTCGAAGGAAACGTAAAGTGTTCTTCTGCTTTGATTTCCGGTAGGGTGAAAGGAAATATTGTGGCATTGGAATCTCTGACTTTGAAAGTTCCGGCTCATATAAAAGGAAATATTTTGACAAAAAATATTTATATCGAACCGGGAGTTGTTATTGATGGTGTTTATAAAATTATAGAAGAGAAATAG
- a CDS encoding cation:proton antiporter domain-containing protein: MSDIPVLISDLAIILFSAGLITILFKWLKQPVVLGYIMAGIIAGPYTFGGPMIMDAENIHIWADIGVIFLLFALGLDFSFKKLMNIGGTAMISALTIVGAMMMLGYITGLSLGWSHMDSLFLGGMLSMSSTTIIFKAFDDMGLRNQRFAGVVFGILVVEDLFAVVLMVLLSTLAVSKHFEGMEMVDSILKLIAFLVFWSITGIFLIPTFLKKTKQWLNGETLLVVSLGLCLGMVLLAVKAGFSSALGAFVMGSILAETIEAENIEHLIKPVKDLFGAIFFVSVGMMIDPAMLVEYWFPILLITIVVMAGQITFAASGVLLSGQSLRIAIQSGFSLAQIGEFAFIIASLGTTLHVTDKFLYPIVVTVSVITTFFTPYMIRLANPAYQFVTKHLPTHWIHFLDRYSTGTNTIRHKSTWLQLLKVLCRIVITYTILSVFTIALFLQYLTPLIRKELPGLQGSLVSAIAILLLISPFLRAIMMKKNHSEEFQQLWSDSKYNRGPLISLIVLRVALCIGIVMFVISSLVNVAVSLLLVIATTVILFFIYSKRLKKYSIQLERRFLRNFTARQHEQERKAPIKQRFVKHLLDRDLHLADFEVSQSSPSVGKTLKELNFRQTCGVSVVTIIRGEERINIPGGEERLYPFDHIIVAATDQEINVFREFVENRVEKRKHELEQQRPPEVSLEQFTIEANTPLVGRTIRESGIRDKAACLVIGIERNGTSIMNPAPDTTFETGDVVWIVGEKDKLLHLAAGETI, from the coding sequence ATGTCTGACATTCCTGTCCTAATATCGGATTTGGCGATTATCTTATTTTCCGCCGGATTGATAACCATCCTTTTTAAATGGCTAAAACAACCTGTTGTGTTGGGATACATCATGGCAGGTATTATCGCGGGTCCCTACACGTTCGGTGGTCCAATGATCATGGATGCCGAGAACATTCATATCTGGGCTGACATCGGAGTCATATTCCTTCTGTTTGCCCTGGGGCTTGATTTTAGTTTCAAGAAACTCATGAACATCGGGGGAACAGCCATGATCAGTGCCCTCACCATCGTGGGAGCCATGATGATGTTGGGCTACATCACCGGATTATCACTCGGCTGGAGTCATATGGATAGTCTTTTCCTCGGGGGTATGCTTTCGATGTCGTCCACTACCATTATTTTCAAGGCATTTGACGACATGGGACTCCGCAATCAGCGTTTCGCGGGAGTCGTCTTCGGAATTCTTGTTGTGGAAGACCTCTTCGCCGTAGTTCTCATGGTATTACTTTCTACGTTAGCCGTCAGCAAACACTTTGAAGGCATGGAAATGGTCGATAGCATTTTAAAACTCATAGCTTTCCTCGTTTTCTGGTCTATTACCGGAATATTCCTAATCCCAACCTTTCTGAAAAAAACGAAACAATGGCTCAACGGGGAAACCTTATTAGTCGTATCACTCGGACTCTGTCTAGGCATGGTTCTACTTGCCGTAAAAGCGGGCTTCTCCTCTGCCTTGGGAGCTTTTGTCATGGGATCTATCTTAGCGGAAACCATCGAGGCTGAGAATATTGAACACCTCATTAAACCCGTAAAAGATCTCTTTGGAGCGATCTTTTTCGTATCGGTCGGGATGATGATCGATCCCGCCATGCTCGTCGAATACTGGTTCCCGATATTACTAATCACCATAGTCGTCATGGCCGGACAAATCACGTTTGCCGCATCCGGTGTTCTCCTGTCCGGACAAAGCCTGCGAATTGCCATTCAATCGGGATTCTCGTTAGCACAGATCGGTGAATTTGCCTTTATCATCGCAAGTCTCGGCACGACCCTGCACGTGACGGATAAATTTCTATATCCCATCGTGGTCACCGTCTCCGTTATCACCACCTTTTTCACTCCCTACATGATCCGCCTGGCAAACCCAGCTTACCAGTTCGTAACTAAACACCTGCCGACCCATTGGATTCATTTCCTTGACAGGTATAGCACGGGAACGAACACGATTCGCCATAAAAGCACATGGCTTCAGTTACTGAAAGTATTATGTCGCATCGTGATCACCTACACCATTCTGTCTGTCTTCACCATAGCTCTTTTCCTACAATATCTGACCCCGTTAATCCGCAAGGAACTTCCCGGACTACAGGGTAGCCTCGTTAGTGCCATTGCCATCCTGCTACTTATCTCACCCTTCTTACGGGCAATCATGATGAAAAAGAACCATTCGGAAGAATTTCAGCAGCTATGGAGTGACAGCAAATACAACCGAGGACCGCTTATTTCTCTCATCGTGCTACGGGTAGCGCTCTGCATCGGGATCGTGATGTTCGTCATATCCAGCCTCGTGAACGTTGCAGTCAGCCTCCTGTTGGTGATTGCCACCACGGTCATTCTGTTTTTCATTTATTCCAAACGGTTAAAAAAATACTCTATACAACTAGAACGCCGTTTCCTGCGTAACTTCACTGCCCGCCAACATGAACAGGAACGCAAGGCTCCCATCAAGCAACGCTTCGTTAAACACTTGCTCGATCGGGATCTTCACCTTGCAGACTTCGAAGTGTCGCAATCCTCTCCCAGCGTCGGCAAAACGCTAAAAGAATTGAATTTTCGTCAGACCTGCGGAGTCAGCGTGGTAACTATCATCCGGGGAGAAGAACGAATCAATATTCCCGGTGGGGAAGAACGCCTGTATCCTTTCGACCACATCATCGTGGCCGCCACGGACCAAGAAATTAATGTCTTCCGAGAGTTTGTTGAAAATCGCGTAGAAAAACGGAAACATGAACTTGAACAACAACGTCCTCCTGAAGTCAGTCTGGAACAGTTCACCATTGAGGCGAACACCCCACTCGTGGGACGCACCATCCGAGAATCCGGTATCCGTGATAAAGCCGCCTGCCTCGTCATCGGCATCGAACGCAACGGGACCTCCATTATGAACCCCGCCCCAGACACCACCTTCGAGACCGGAGACGTGGTTTGGATCGTTGGAGAAAAAGACAAATTACTCCATCTGGCTGCAGGAGAAACAATTTAA
- a CDS encoding DUF47 domain-containing protein yields MKIDRFLQLFVVKEKKFYPLYIEQAANIEAAAKFLVELLQEHDPEKQKVLYKNVKEYEHSGDMITAKLYEELNKTFVTPFDREDINMLSGRMDTFLDFIHDAAKRMLMYRPKCVNQLLIAMGQCIVEDARILKDIMNGLEYIQKKPQEINEKCIRIKQIEHDVDDLYEQFMSDVFANEKDAIELVKLKNIGQVLEDATDRAKDVGDIVRGIIIKFA; encoded by the coding sequence ATGAAAATAGATCGATTTCTTCAATTGTTTGTGGTAAAGGAAAAGAAGTTTTATCCTTTGTATATTGAGCAGGCTGCCAATATCGAGGCTGCTGCCAAGTTTTTAGTGGAGTTATTACAAGAGCATGACCCTGAAAAACAGAAAGTACTGTACAAGAACGTCAAGGAGTATGAGCATAGTGGAGATATGATTACCGCTAAGTTGTACGAGGAGCTAAACAAGACGTTTGTTACCCCTTTCGATCGTGAGGATATCAACATGTTGAGTGGGCGTATGGACACGTTTCTAGATTTTATTCACGATGCCGCAAAACGAATGTTGATGTACCGTCCGAAATGTGTGAACCAGCTATTGATTGCGATGGGGCAATGTATCGTGGAAGATGCGCGTATCTTGAAGGATATTATGAATGGATTGGAGTATATCCAGAAAAAACCGCAAGAAATTAATGAAAAATGTATTCGTATTAAACAGATCGAGCATGATGTGGACGATTTGTATGAACAATTTATGAGTGATGTTTTCGCGAACGAGAAAGACGCTATCGAGCTCGTAAAACTGAAGAATATCGGTCAAGTGTTGGAAGATGCTACCGACCGGGCAAAAGACGTAGGTGATATTGTGAGAGGTATTATTATTAAATTTGCCTGA
- a CDS encoding inorganic phosphate transporter: protein MLTIVLLAIVIALLFDFLNGMNDAANSIATIVATRVFSPTMAVCWAAFWNFAAIFIFGVSVAHTMGEGIVDPSKINEYLILAALIGSVIWVWLCTHFGMPISVSHALIGGLIGPVWFTFGGDALVASGIFKIAIFIVLSPLIGMILGFFMMCLTMLVFRKKHPMKVEGLFKGLQLFSSAIFSLGHGANDAQKTMGIIAILLYSVAGSNTFVNDYLYENTGEFHVPVWLIITCYSVIALGTIIGGKKVIKTLGDGLARLKPVQGFCAETSGALTLMGTAVLGIPVSTTHTITGSIIGVGITKGVASVRWATATNIVAAWILTIPATIVMSGLVYWVMGLFLTLPE from the coding sequence ATGTTGACAATCGTTCTTTTAGCTATTGTGATCGCTCTTCTTTTCGATTTTTTGAACGGAATGAATGATGCGGCCAATTCGATCGCTACGATCGTGGCGACACGTGTATTTTCTCCTACAATGGCCGTTTGTTGGGCTGCCTTCTGGAATTTTGCTGCTATCTTTATTTTTGGCGTGAGCGTGGCTCATACGATGGGTGAAGGAATAGTGGATCCTTCTAAAATCAATGAATATCTTATTTTGGCCGCCTTGATCGGTTCGGTGATCTGGGTTTGGTTGTGTACTCATTTCGGGATGCCTATCAGTGTGTCGCACGCTTTGATCGGGGGATTGATCGGTCCGGTATGGTTTACATTCGGGGGTGACGCTCTGGTGGCTTCCGGGATTTTCAAGATAGCCATCTTTATCGTGCTGTCCCCTTTGATCGGTATGATACTGGGATTCTTTATGATGTGTCTCACGATGCTCGTATTTCGTAAAAAGCATCCGATGAAAGTGGAAGGGTTGTTTAAGGGATTGCAATTGTTTTCTTCCGCTATATTCAGTTTAGGACACGGTGCTAACGATGCACAGAAAACGATGGGGATTATTGCTATCTTATTATATAGTGTTGCGGGAAGTAATACTTTCGTGAATGATTACTTGTACGAGAATACGGGGGAATTCCACGTTCCTGTTTGGTTGATTATTACTTGCTACTCGGTTATTGCTTTAGGTACGATTATCGGGGGAAAGAAGGTGATCAAGACCTTAGGTGATGGGTTGGCTCGCTTGAAGCCCGTGCAGGGATTCTGTGCCGAGACGTCCGGAGCTTTGACATTGATGGGGACAGCCGTATTGGGGATTCCTGTGAGTACGACTCACACAATTACTGGTTCTATCATCGGGGTTGGAATCACGAAAGGGGTTGCTTCCGTTCGGTGGGCTACGGCCACGAATATTGTTGCGGCTTGGATTCTTACGATCCCGGCAACTATCGTGATGTCCGGCTTGGTTTATTGGGTGATGGGATTATTCCTAACGTTACCGGAATAA
- the gpmA gene encoding 2,3-diphosphoglycerate-dependent phosphoglycerate mutase, translating to MYKLILVRHGESVWNKENRFTGWTDVDLSERGEQEARRAGELIKKHALFFDVAYSSVLKRAIRTQHILAEVVDRVWVPEVHHWRLNERHYGALQGLNKAETVKKYGEEQVHVWRRSFDVTPPLLEPDDSRCAIFEDKYREVDPAVLPLGESLALTITRVLPFWQDYIAPSLLLGKTVLVTAHGNSLRALIKYLDDISDEEIVNLEIPTGIPQLYELDEQLHPQFHKYLE from the coding sequence ATGTACAAGTTGATATTGGTACGACATGGAGAAAGTGTCTGGAATAAGGAAAATAGGTTTACCGGGTGGACGGATGTCGATCTGAGTGAACGAGGTGAACAAGAAGCACGCCGGGCAGGAGAGCTGATCAAAAAGCATGCTCTTTTCTTTGATGTGGCTTATTCTTCGGTGTTAAAACGTGCGATTCGTACGCAGCACATCTTGGCAGAAGTTGTTGATCGGGTGTGGGTGCCTGAAGTTCATCATTGGCGTTTGAACGAGCGACATTACGGGGCGTTACAGGGATTAAATAAGGCAGAGACGGTAAAGAAATATGGAGAAGAACAGGTGCATGTATGGCGAAGGAGTTTTGACGTGACACCTCCATTGTTGGAACCGGATGATTCTCGTTGTGCTATTTTCGAGGATAAGTACAGGGAGGTAGACCCGGCCGTTCTTCCTTTGGGGGAATCGTTGGCATTGACGATTACGCGGGTTCTCCCGTTTTGGCAGGATTATATAGCACCTTCGTTGCTTTTGGGAAAAACGGTCTTGGTAACAGCCCACGGGAATAGCTTGCGGGCATTAATCAAGTATTTGGATGATATCAGTGACGAGGAGATTGTCAATCTGGAGATTCCAACGGGAATCCCCCAGTTGTACGAGTTGGATGAACAATTGCATCCACAATTTCATAAATATTTAGAATAG
- a CDS encoding helix-turn-helix domain-containing protein gives MTTYNYNSELVKAMNEKLPNGTNLANTLIDILYLGKEAVYRRLRGEVPFTLAEAAAISRKMGVSLDKLAETNVSSNAIFDLNIVRQTDPLETYYSIVDNYVKIFRDLNHDPSSKLCSASNIIPQTFYLKYELLSKFRMFKWMYQFEKIDIEKHFEDMEIEDKFLEKQREFVRESQKFPYTEYIWDNKLFIYLINDIRYFASIHLISQEYVQKLKRELLQLLHELEEIATRGIFKTGQEVFIYISNINFEATYSYMASSAYHISLVRVFAINSFATRDEQVFNSMKEWIYSLKKFSTLISQSGEMQRIKFFKTQREIVEGLCI, from the coding sequence ATGACAACTTATAATTACAACAGCGAGTTGGTTAAAGCCATGAATGAAAAATTACCGAATGGTACTAATTTGGCGAATACGCTAATAGATATCTTATATTTAGGTAAAGAGGCTGTCTATCGTAGATTACGGGGAGAAGTACCTTTTACGTTAGCGGAGGCTGCCGCAATCTCTCGGAAAATGGGTGTGTCGTTGGATAAACTGGCTGAAACAAATGTGAGTTCGAATGCAATATTTGATCTGAACATTGTACGTCAAACCGATCCATTGGAAACCTATTATTCTATCGTGGATAATTACGTGAAGATTTTCCGGGATTTGAACCATGACCCATCTTCGAAACTTTGTTCTGCCTCGAACATCATTCCTCAGACTTTTTACTTAAAATATGAACTTTTGTCTAAATTTAGAATGTTCAAGTGGATGTATCAGTTTGAAAAGATTGATATAGAGAAGCATTTCGAGGATATGGAGATCGAGGATAAATTCTTGGAAAAACAGAGAGAATTTGTGCGGGAGTCTCAGAAGTTTCCGTACACAGAGTATATATGGGATAATAAATTGTTTATTTATCTGATCAATGACATCAGGTATTTTGCCAGCATACATCTGATCTCCCAAGAATATGTTCAGAAATTGAAAAGGGAGTTGCTCCAGTTGCTCCATGAGCTGGAAGAGATTGCCACGAGAGGAATATTCAAAACGGGACAGGAGGTCTTTATATATATATCTAATATAAACTTCGAAGCCACCTATAGTTATATGGCGTCTTCTGCCTATCATATCAGTTTGGTCCGGGTTTTTGCGATTAATTCTTTTGCGACGCGTGACGAGCAAGTTTTTAACAGTATGAAAGAATGGATTTATTCGTTGAAGAAATTTTCCACGTTAATATCCCAAAGCGGGGAGATGCAACGTATTAAATTCTTTAAAACACAACGGGAAATCGTTGAAGGTTTGTGTATTTAG
- a CDS encoding HU family DNA-binding protein produces MNKRELIEKVAEKNGTSKVEAAKAVNAVIRTMAETLKKGEKISLLKLGSFTIRERKERNGYNPNSKENMVIPAKKVVKFSIGKYFFD; encoded by the coding sequence ATGAACAAACGAGAATTAATTGAAAAAGTGGCCGAAAAAAACGGAACTAGTAAGGTGGAAGCAGCTAAAGCTGTAAACGCTGTGATCAGGACAATGGCTGAAACATTGAAAAAAGGAGAAAAGATATCCTTGTTGAAACTGGGTTCTTTTACTATCAGAGAACGTAAGGAGCGCAACGGTTATAACCCGAATAGCAAGGAGAACATGGTAATTCCGGCTAAGAAAGTAGTTAAGTTTTCTATAGGTAAATACTTTTTTGATTAA